The genomic region CCGGCCCGAGTGTGCAGAACGTGAGCCTGTCGGGCGCGGTGCCGGTCGGCATCGTCGGTGACGCGGGCCGGTGGGTCAAGACTCGGCAGTAGACCGCAGCGGGGCGTTGCGTTCGCGCGCCACCCGAAGAGCGTGCGCCGCGTATGCGGCGACCGCGAACACGATCAGCAGCCAGTACGGCGGGTGGGCCAGTTCCCAGACGAACAGTGCCGCGAACGCCGGCGCTCGCTGCGTGATGGCCAGCACGCCGGCCGCGCACGTCAGCGACACCGCCGACACGTCGAGGTCCGTGCCGGCCCAGTGATTGAGGGTCAGCGCCACGACCGAACCCGCCGCCGCCCCCGTCGCCAGCGCAGGGGTCAGCAAACCGCCGACCGCGCCCGCGCGCAGGAACAGCGCGGTCAGCAGCGGTTTGAGCAGCAGGATCATCGCCGCCGCGCCCAGGGTCAGCTCGCTGTTGACGCTCACAGTCAGGATGCTGCGTCCGTTGCCGGGCAGTTCCGGCCACCAGATCGAGCAGATCCCCGTCGCCAGGCCGGCCGTCGCGATGGCCGGGACCAGGAGCCCCGAGCGAAGCTGCACGTGCGGTCGGGCCGCCGCCGTCAGCCGGTCGAACACCAGACCGACGGCCGCGGCCAACGGGGCGAGTGCGAGCGCCAGGAACACGAACAGATACGACAGCCGGGCCTCGGGCCAGGTCAGCGCATGCTCGAGGTGGGTGACGGGCGACGCGACGGCGACCGCGAGGCTCGACGTGATCAATGCGGCGCCGACCACACGCGGATGCCAGGTGCGCAGCAGGATCTGGACGGTGAACAAGGCGCCGCCGAGCGGCACGCTGTAGACCGCGCCCAGGCCGGCGCCCGCCGCGCAGGCCAGCAGGATCTCGCGGTCCCGTGGCGTCAGCGCCAGACGCGACGTGCCGAAGTCGCTCATGGCCGCGGCGAGTTGGCGGGGCGCTCCCTCCCGGCCCAGCGATGCGCCCGCCCCCACGAGCAGCACCTGCAGCGCGGCGTCGATGGACAGCGGAATCCGCGGCAGCGGTCGCGGGTCCGCGATCGCCGATGACAGCTGCGGCACCTCGCTGCGCCGCCGCAGCAGCCACCACCCGAGACCGGCCAGAGCCCCGCCGGTCATCGGCCCGAGCGCCCGGCGGACCGGACTGCTGGCTCCGACACCGTCCAGCAGCGTGCCGAACGAGTAGTGGTACGTGAGGTGTTCGACGGCGTGAAGCAGCAGCGTCGTGGCGGCACCCGCCACACCGGCGAGCAGGCCGATGATGACGATCGCACTGCCGAATTCGACGGTGCGCCGGGACACCAGGTGAATCTATGTCAGGCAACCGGCAAGCTGGTGGGAATGGACACCCCTGAGATTGACGGCGCCGCCGTCGGCCGGCTGTTGTTCGTGCACGCCCATCCCGACGACGAGACGCTGACGACCGGCGCGACGATCGCGCACTACGCCGCACGCGGAGCGCAGGTGTGCGTCGTGACGTGCACCCTCGGCGAGGAGGGCGAGGTGATCGGGCAGCGGTGGGCGCATCTGGCTGTCGGCGCGGCCGACCAGCTCGGCGGTTACCGCATCGCCGAGCTGACCGCCGCGCTCGACGCGCTGGGCGTCGACGAGCCGCTGTACCTCGGCGGCGCAGGCCGGTGGCGCGACTCAGGCATGGCGGGGACGCCGCCACGGCACCACCTGCGATTCATCGATGCCGACCCCGAGGAGGCGGTCGGCGCGCTCGTGGCGGTCATCCGTCGGCTGCGCCCCCACGTCGTGGTCACCTATGACCCCGACGGTGGCTACGGGCACCCCGACCACATCCACGCTCACCGGGTGACGATGGCCGCTGTCGAGGCCGCGGCCACCGAACCGGGCGACCCATGGGCGGTGCCGAAGGTGTACTGGACGGTGATGTCGAAGTCGGCGATGGCCGGCGGGTTCGAGGCCATGGGGGA from Mycobacterium sp. IDR2000157661 harbors:
- the mshB gene encoding N-acetyl-1-D-myo-inositol-2-amino-2-deoxy-alpha-D-glucopyranoside deacetylase, which gives rise to MDTPEIDGAAVGRLLFVHAHPDDETLTTGATIAHYAARGAQVCVVTCTLGEEGEVIGQRWAHLAVGAADQLGGYRIAELTAALDALGVDEPLYLGGAGRWRDSGMAGTPPRHHLRFIDADPEEAVGALVAVIRRLRPHVVVTYDPDGGYGHPDHIHAHRVTMAAVEAAATEPGDPWAVPKVYWTVMSKSAMAGGFEAMGDVPAEWTRVSADDLPFGYPDDKIDAVVDAPDQLSAKVAALRAHATQVSVAPDGRSCALSNNIALPIGAVEHYILVSGAAGARDARGWETDLLAGLNLD
- a CDS encoding chloride channel protein, whose product is MSRRTVEFGSAIVIIGLLAGVAGAATTLLLHAVEHLTYHYSFGTLLDGVGASSPVRRALGPMTGGALAGLGWWLLRRRSEVPQLSSAIADPRPLPRIPLSIDAALQVLLVGAGASLGREGAPRQLAAAMSDFGTSRLALTPRDREILLACAAGAGLGAVYSVPLGGALFTVQILLRTWHPRVVGAALITSSLAVAVASPVTHLEHALTWPEARLSYLFVFLALALAPLAAAVGLVFDRLTAAARPHVQLRSGLLVPAIATAGLATGICSIWWPELPGNGRSILTVSVNSELTLGAAAMILLLKPLLTALFLRAGAVGGLLTPALATGAAAGSVVALTLNHWAGTDLDVSAVSLTCAAGVLAITQRAPAFAALFVWELAHPPYWLLIVFAVAAYAAHALRVARERNAPLRSTAES